The genome window TCTCTAACTTTCTCCATTACATACGCAAGGATTATTACCCCTACAATATTCACACCTGGAATTAGGGCTAATATCCATCCCAAATAATATATCCATATTCTGGGCTTTTCACATTTATCTAACTTTCGTTTCATTTCGTAATATCTAGTTGTTTCTTCTTCCGTATATTCCATCAGGCTACGCCTCTTTCTCTTGCTATTATTCTCTTTATTTTTTGTTTATCCATTTACATCCCTTTTCTCCTTAGCTCTTCTCAGTCCTGCTCCTATTAATCCAATAAGCCCAATTCCAAAGAGTGCATATGTTGATGGTTCAGGCACAGCTGTGACAAGATAGCTAGCACCCCATAAAGAGGGTGTTGCATCTTCTTGAGATGAATTAGGCACTTCAGCCCAGCCACCAAGCTCATCATTGCTTCCTGGAAAATTAGTAGTAAAACCAGTTCCAGCAGTAGCTCGGTTCCCTCCGTATAGTTCAATAACCATGCCTTGGGATTTAGGATATCCACCAGATGTTCCTGTTGAACCAAACAATGTGTGAAATTGAGTAACAGGTGTAAAATTAGCAATACTTGGGGTAACACCAATATCGGTTATTCCAAAATTTGTCCACAATTGGGTTACCTCCGCCGATGTCCCGTATCTATATCCCTCAAAATCACCACCGATGCCAAATTGTGACGAAACATCATCATATGACCTGTTTAAAGTATTGCTAAAATCCAACCAATCAAGAGCTGTTGAGGTAT of Candidatus Ancaeobacter aquaticus contains these proteins:
- a CDS encoding PEP-CTERM sorting domain-containing protein, whose product is MGKRIIVILVLMLSIIMFAVQAQAVIVDMGNNTRDTSTALDWLDFSNTLNRSYDDVSSQFGIGGDFEGYRYGTSAEVTQLWTNFGITDIGVTPSIANFTPVTQFHTLFGSTGTSGGYPKSQGMVIELYGGNRATAGTGFTTNFPGSNDELGGWAEVPNSSQEDATPSLWGASYLVTAVPEPSTYALFGIGLIGLIGAGLRRAKEKRDVNG